The genomic region TCAATGAATAAGTAATTTGTACCTGTTCACCGGTTGCGATTGTTGTAGCGGAAGCACTGGCAGTAAGTTTTTCATTCTGCGCTTTTATTGCGGTATGAAAACTAACATGAATATGACAAGATAAGAAAGAGTAATTCTTCCAAACAGATTTGTCATATTTGATATATTTAAGTTCATTCTGATTTATCTTTATTACTTACCATTGTTTCTCAATAGAAATTTTGGTTCCTGCTTTCGTATTTATTTTTTTCTGCGTCTTCTTCTCGTCATTATTTAATGCCTGAAGAATTTTATCTGCATCTTCTTTTGAGATCTTATCTTTCTTTGCTTGATTTTGTTCGCCCTTTTCTTCTTTTGGTTTCTGTTCTTGATCTTTCTGTTGCTCTTGCTTCTGCTGGTCTTTTTTCTGCTGATCCTGATTTTGTTTTTGTTGATCTTGCTTCTGCTCTTTATTCTGATCCTTCTTGTCGTCTTTGTTCTGTTGTTGTTGCTGCTGTTGCAAACGCGATTGAGCATAAGCGAGGTTGTACCTGGTATCGTTATCTTTCGGATTTGCTTTCAGAGCATTTTTATACGAATTAATACTTTCCTGGTATTTCTGTTCTTTGAGGAAAGCATTACCTAAATTATGATATATTTTTGAAACATCTTCCTTACTTAACGATTTTAACGCTCCTGCACTTTCATATTGCTTCGCTGCTTCGTCAAATTTGCCTTGTTTGAAATAGGCGTTGCCAAGATTATAACTTCCTTCCTTCACATTT from Bacteroidota bacterium harbors:
- a CDS encoding tetratricopeptide repeat protein, which gives rise to MKKLVIKYTSSFILTFGILMIAFSQNGIAQSSYDLIKKGNQQFEQKKYTDAEVNYRKTITSGKNVKEGSYNLGNAYFKQGKFDEAAKQYESAGALKSLSKEDVSKIYHNLGNAFLKEQKYQESINSYKNALKANPKDNDTRYNLAYAQSRLQQQQQQQNKDDKKDQNKEQKQDQQKQNQDQQKKDQQKQEQQKDQEQKPKEEKGEQNQAKKDKISKEDADKILQALNNDEKKTQKKINTKAGTKISIEKQW